A stretch of Myxococcus hansupus DNA encodes these proteins:
- a CDS encoding STAS domain-containing protein translates to MPGLQIHREETAGSVTLRLEGTLDGKTAEEVQTSLSGLRDCEVVLDFAHLKEFKDSAVGVLTQGLVERSVQLRGLATHHERMFRYFGVGTGTSPRPAYYTPEDVFLA, encoded by the coding sequence ATGCCGGGGCTACAGATCCACCGTGAAGAGACCGCAGGTTCCGTGACGCTGCGGCTGGAAGGCACGCTGGATGGCAAGACGGCGGAAGAGGTCCAGACGTCGCTGAGCGGCCTGCGTGATTGCGAGGTCGTCCTGGACTTCGCCCACCTGAAGGAGTTCAAGGACAGCGCGGTGGGCGTGCTGACCCAGGGGCTGGTGGAGCGCTCCGTGCAGTTGCGCGGCCTGGCCACCCACCACGAGCGGATGTTCCGGTACTTCGGTGTGGGTACGGGGACGTCACCGCGCCCCGCGTACTACACGCCCGAAGACGTCTTCCTGGCCTAG